The genomic window CTGGTGTTGCAACGGGTGGCCTACCCGGAAAACCTCGCCAGCCACATGTTCGCCCTGCTACACGACCGCCCCGAATTTGAGCCCGCGACAACGCAATTGCGCATGTTTGACAGCTCGGGCCGGCTGGTCCCCGCGCGCGTGACGTGGGTGCGCACCATCGCGCCGGGACCGACGCCGCAGTGCGGCTACTTCGTCCAGCCGGACAAGCCGGCCCACCTGCTGCTGGATGGACCGTTGCTGCCCGCCGACTGGACGGTGGAGTTCAACTATCTGGCCAACAGCGACGGCTCGATGACGGTGTCGCTGTCCGAGGGGCCGCAGGTGAAGGTCCCGGTGCATCCGGGGCTCAACCGGGTCTTCGCCCGGGTGCCGGGCGCCGGCGACGGAATCACGGTGCGCGCCAACACCACCGCGCTGTCGTTGTGCATTGCGTCGGGGCCGGTCGGCTTTCTCGCGCCGGCCTAGCCGTCCGCCGCGGGCGGGGCGTATCCCGGGAAATATCTGGCCAGCATGAACCCCGGCAACACATACTGTGGAAACGCTCGCGAGATGTTGTCGTGGTGGACGAGGTGCAGCGCCAAACCTTCGACGTCGGCGGCGTACCGCGTCCGGAGCCCCGCCTTGACGATGTCGTCGACGAACTGCTCATCCTCGCCGTGATTCTGGTTGGGAAAGCGGACGATGTCGGCGACGTTGCGCCGCCACGCGGAGGCGAATCCGTAGCCGTTGACGTGCGGGCGCACCGACGCCGGGTCCATGCCCGCGGTGGACACGGGCACGAACTTGTCGTGCGGCGAGACCACGAAATGCATGGGCGACAGCGCATCCGTTTCCCAGTAGCAGAATTTCGCGTGGACCTCGCTGTAGAGAAACCATCCGCTCAGGGTGAGGTAATCGTCGTCGCCGAGCAGCGCCAGCATCCGCTCGACGTAGTGAGGCGCGTAATAGTCGTCGTCGTCGAAGCGCATCACGACGTCGCCGCACGCCACGTCCATCAGGGCGTTGAGCTTGGCGCCGATCGACATCTGGTGGCCCGACCGGTGAAAGTAGTGAATGCCCGCGTTTCGGTATTCCTCGGCCGCCAGCGATTCGTCGGGTTCGGGGCTGTCGTCGAGAATCATCAATTGCAATTCGCCGGTGAACGTCTGCGCTTCGAAATGGCCGATCATTCGGCGCAGTTGCGGACCGCGCTGATAGGTCGGACAAATAACGCTGACGCTCGTCATCGCGGTGAGAATACAACCGATCACATGGAGCCGCCTGGGGGAATCGAACCCCCGACCTATTCATTACGAGTGAATCGCTCTACCGACTGAGCTAAGGCGGCACACCCGCGCGCCGGGCGGCACGAGTCTACGGCAGGCGGGCGCGCGTACCCAACTTCAGCCCCGCAGCTGCTGGCCGATGGTCGCGACCATGGCGTCGACGGCGAACTTGGGCTTGACGTTGACCGCCAGCGCTTCGCGGCACGCCAACACCGCCTCGATGCAGCGCAACAACCGCGGCGGGGCGGCATGCGCGGCCAGGGCGGCCACCGGCTCGGCCATGTCCGGGTGGTTGGCCTGCACGGCCCCGGCGTCGGACGAGACCATCAGCGCGTCGCGGAAGTAGGTCGCCAGGTCGATCAGCGCGCGGTCCAGCGCATCCCGCGACGCCCGCGTCTGCCGGGACTTCTGCCGCCGCTCGAGGTCCTTGATCGCGCCCGCGGCGCCCCGCATGGCGCCCGCGGTGCCCTTGCCCGTCCCGCCGGCCCCCAGGGCTGTTCGCAACTCCTCGGTCTCGGCCTCGGCCCGGTCGGCGGTCAACACGACGGCCTCGGTCTCGGCCGCGGCCACCAGCTCCTCGGCGGCGGCGTAGGCACGCGACGGCGTCGCGGCGTCGCGGACCAAGCCCAGGGCGCGCTCCCGGCGCCGGCGCGCCTCCGGGTCGGTGGCCAGCCGGCGCGCCCGCCCGACATGCCCGCCGCTGACTGACGCCGCCCACTGCGCCGTGTCGGCGGCCAGACCATCGCTGTCGACCAACACGCGGGCGATCGCCTCGGTCGGCGGGGTCACCAGCGCGACATGCCGGCAGCGGGATCGCAGCGTGACGGCGATGTCCTCGGGGTCCACCGACGGTGCGCACAGCAGAAACACCGTCGACGGTGGCGGCTCCTCGACGACCTTCAGCAGGGCGTTGGCGGCGCCCTCGGTCAGCCGGTCGGCGTCCTCGACCACCACGATCTGCCAGTGCCCGGTGGTCGGTCGGCGCGAGGCGATCTGCACGATGGAGCGCATCTCGTCCACCCCGATCGACAGGCCCTCGGGAATCACCCGCCGGACGTCGGCATGCGTGCCGGCCATCGTCGTCGTGCAGGCCCGGCAGGTCCCGCAGCCCGGGCCGCCGTCACCTATATCCGCACTGCATTGCAGCGCTGCCGCGAAGCACAGGGCCGCGACCGACCGCCCGGAACCCGGCGGGCCGGTGATCAGCCAGGCATGTGTCATAGTCCCGGGCTCCGTCGCGCTGTGAACAGGATCACGGCGTGCGGCGCGGGCCGCGCTGAGCAGCTCGGCCTCCACGGCTTCCTGGCCTACCAGCCGCGTAAACACTCCGGACATCACCGGCAACAGTAATGACACCGGCCGACGGCTACCGGATGGCTACCGTTTCGCGACAATTCCGTGACCTTTTCCGGCGTTTTGCCAGGTGCTGCCGACTTGCCGAGGGAATTAGAGGTTTCCGACAAGTCCCCCCCGACCGATACGGTGGGCAGGTGGCTACCGGGGCAGCACTGCCCGGGCGAATCAACGCATTCGTCCGGTGGGTGGTGCGCACCCCATGGCCGCTGTTCACGCTGAGCACGCTGCAGGCCGACATCATCGGCGCCCTCTTCGTGCTAGGGTTCCTGCGCTACGGCCTGCCGCCCCAGGACCGTATTCAACTGCAAGACCTGCCGCTCCTCAACTTGACCGTCTTCGCTGGTTCGCTGGTCATCGTGTCGCTCGTCAGGTTGGTGGTCGACCTCAGGTTGCTGGTGCCGGTGTTCCGCTGGCAGCGCCGCGACAACATGCTCGCCGAAACCGATCCGGCCGCCACCGAGCTGGCCCGCAGCCGCGCGTTGCGCATGCCCTTCTACCGGACGCTGAGCAGCGTGGTGTCCTGGTGCATCGGCGGGGTGGTGTTCGTGCTGGCCACCTGGACGGTGGCCAAGTACGCGGCGCCCATCGTCACGGTCGCCACCGCGCTGGGGGCCGCCGCGACCGCGATCATCGGCTACCTGCAATCCGAGCGGGTGCTGCGCCCGGTCGCGGTCGCCGCGCTGCGCAGCGGTATGCCGGACAACGTCAAGGCGCCCGGCGTCATCCTGCGCCAGCTGTTGACCTGGACGCTGTCCACCGCGGTGCCGGTGCTGGCGATCGTGCTGGCGGTGGTGGCGGACAAGGCTTCGCTGCTGCACGCTACCCCGGAGCGGCTGTTCACGCCGATCCTGCTGCTGGCCCTGGCGGCGCTGGCGATCGGTTTCGTCAGCACGCTGCTGGTGGCCATGTCGATCGCCGACCCCCTGCGCCAGCTGCGCTGGGCGCTGTCGGAGGTCCAGCGCGGTAACTACAACGCGCACATGCAGATCTACGACGCCAGTGAGCTCGGCCTGCTGCAGGCCGGGTTCAACGACATGGTCCGCGACCTATCCGAGCGGCAGCGGCTGCGCGACCTGTTCGGCCGCTACGTCGGCGAGGACGTGGCCCGCCGGGCGCTGGAGCGCGGCACCGAGCTCGGCGGCCAGGAGCGCGACGTCGCGGTGTTGTTCGTGGACCTGGTCGGTTCCACCCAGCTGGCCGCGACCCGCCCGCCGGCCGAGGTCGTCCACCTGCTCAACGAGTTCTTCCGGGTGGTCGTGGACACCGTTGGCAAGCACGGCGGTTTCGTCAACAAATTCCAGGGCGACGCGGCGCTGGCGATCTTCGGCGCCCCCATCGAGCACCCGGACGCCCCGGGTGGGGCGCTGGCGGCCGCCCGCGAGCTGCACGACGCGCTGCTTCCGGTGATCGGTTCGGCGGAGTTCGGCATCGGGGTGTCGTCCGGCCGGGCGATCGCCGGCCACATCGGCGCGCAGGCCCGCTTCGAGTACACGGTGATCGGCGACCCGGTCAACGAGGCGGCCCGGCTCACCGAGCTGGCCAAGCTGGAATCCGGCCACGTGCTCGCCTCGGCGATCGCGGTCAGCGGCGCGTTGGACGCCGAGGCATTGTGCTGGGACGTCGGCGAAGTGGTCGAGCTGCGCGGTCGCCGCGCCCCCACCCAGCTGGCCCGGCCGCTGAAGCTGGCGGGCAGCGTGAACCGACGGGCCACCAGGGCGGCCGCCATAGAGCCGTCCTCGGAGTCGATCGGCCCGGGCTACTAGACAGCCGACGAGCTAATTGCGCTTGGCGGCCTTTTTGGCGGCCCCTGTTTTGGCCCCTGTTTTGGCCACAGCCTTGCGAGTCGTCTTGCGGGCCGGGCGTTTCGCCGGACCGCGGGCGCGTCGATCCGCCAGCAGCTCGGAAGCGCGCGCGTCGGTGATCGACATCACGTCGTCGCCTTTGCGCAGGCTCGCGTTCGTTTCGCCGTCGGTGACGTAGGGCCCAAATCGCCCATCCTTGACCACCATTGGCTTGCCCGACACCGGATCGGTACCCAACTCGCGCAGCGGGGGAGCCGAAGCACTTTGCCGCCCAGAGCGTTTCGGTTGGGCGTAGATCTGCAGCGCCTCGTCGAGCGTGATAGTGAACAGCTGCTCTTCACTGGTCAGCGATCGAGAGTCGGTGCCGCGCTTCAGGTATGGGCCATAGCGGCCGTTCTGCGCGGTGATTTCATCACCCGATGCCGGGTCCACACCGACAACGCGGGGCAGCGACAACAGCTTCAGCGCATCCTCGAGCGTGACGGTCTGCAGGTCCATCGTGCGCAGCAGGGACCCCGTTCGGGGCTTGGGGCCGGTGGGCTTCTTACCCTTCTTGGCCGGCGCCGCGTCACCGTCATCGTCGGGCTTGGGCAGGACCTCGGTCACGTACGGCCCGTAACGTCCGTCCTTGGCGACGATTTCGTGACCGGTCTGCGGATCGACGCCCAGCGAGCGCCCCTCCTGCGGGGTGGCGAACAGCTCCTCGGCCACCTCGAGAGTGAGCTCGTCTGGAGTCAGCGAGTCGTTGAGGTTGGCACGCTGCGGCTTCGGCTCACCGTCCTCACCGGTGATCGTGCGCTCCAGGTAGGGCCCGTTCTTGCCCACCCGCACGTAGATGGTGCGGCCCTCGGCATCGTCAAAGAGCTTGATGGAGTTGACTTCTCGTGCGTCAATGCCCTCGAGGTTGACGCCGACCAGTTTCTTGAGGCCGCCGGCGCGGGCCACCGAGTCCTGCACGCCGTGGTCGCCACCGAAGTAGAAGTTGTTGAGCCAGTTGGTGCGTCGCTCGTTGCCCGACGCGATGGCGTCGAGCTCGTCCTCCATTGCCGCGGTGAAGTCGTAGTCGACCAGGCGGCCGAAATGCTGTTCCAGCAAACCGGTTACGGCGAATGCGACCCACGAGGGAACCAGGGCGCTGCCCTTCTTGTGCACATAGCCGCGGTCCTGAATTGTCTTGATGATCGACGAGTACGTCGACGGGCGCCCGATGCCCAGCTCTTCGAGAGCCTTCACCAGCGACGCCTCAGTGTAGCGCGCCGGCGGGTTGGTGGCGTGGCCGTCGGGCGTGAGTTCCAGGGCGTCCAGCCGCTGGCCCTCGGTGAGCCGGGGCAGGCGGCGCTCGGCGTCGTCGGCCTCGCCGCCGGCGAGCTCGTCCACGGTCTCGACGTAGGCCTTCAGGAAGCCGGCGAAGGTGATGGTGCGGCCGCTGGCCGAGAAGACGACCGGCCTTTCCCCGGCGGGACCACCCGCAGTCCCGTTGATCCGCAGGCTCAGCGTGGTCCCGCGGGCGTCGGCCATCTGCGAGGCCACCGTGCGCTGCCAGATCAGCTCGTAGAGCCGGAATTCGTCGCCGTCGAGCTCGCGGCGCACCGCGTCCGGGGTGGCGAACGTCTCACCGGCCGGCCGGATCGCCTCGTGGGCCTCCTGCGCGTTCTTGACCTTGCGGGTGTACTGCCGCGGCGACGGGGAGACGTACTCCTCGCCGTAGAGCTGCCGGGCCTGCGTGCGAGCGGCGTCGATCGCCGAGGCGGACAACGTCGTCGAGTCGGTACGCATATAGGTGATGTAGCCGTTTTCGTACAGGCGCTGGGCGATGCTCATCGTCCGCTCCGAGGAGAACCGCAGCTTGCGGCCGGCCTCCTGCTGCAGCGTGGACGTCATGAACGGCGCGTAGGGCCGCCGCGTGTACGGCTTTTCCTCCACCGAGGACACCGACAGCTGGGTGCCACGCAGGCCGGCGGCCAGCGATGTCGCGTCGGCCTCGTCCAGCACGATCACTTCCGCGCCGGCCTCCCCGCCCCGGTTACGCAGCACGCCCAGCGAGTCGAAGTCGCGCCCGCTGGCCACGCGCAGGCCGTCGACGCCCGTCAGCCGGGCGGTGAAGGTGGGCGGCGCGGCGGCCGCGTCGGACACGCTGGCGTCCAGCTGGGCGATGATGTCCCAGTAGGACGCGCTGCGGAAGGCCATGCGGTCGCGTTCGCGCTGCACGATGATGCGGGTGGCCACGGACTGGACCCGGCCCGCCGACAGCCGGGGCGCGACCTTCTTCCACAGCACGGGGCTGACCTCGTAGCCGTACAGCCGGTCCAGGATGCGCCGGGTTTCCTGGGCGTCGACCAAGTCGATGTCCAGGTCACGGGGGTTTTCGGCGGCCTCCAGGATGGCCGGCTCGGTGATCTCGTGGAACACCATCCGCTTGACCGGGATGCGCGGCTTGAGGGTCTCCATCAGGTGCCAGGCGATGGCCTCGCCCTCGCGGTCACCATCCGTGGCCAGGTAGAGCTCGTCGACGTCCTTGAGCAGTCCCTTGAGCTCGGTGACCGTGCTCTTCTTCTCCGGGCTGATGATGTAGAGCGGTTCGAAGTCGGCGTCGACGTTGACCCCGAGCCGCGCCCAGGGTTCGGACTTGAACTTCGCGGGCACGTCGGCAGCGGCGCGCGGCAGGTCGCGGATGTGGCCGCGCGAGGATTCGACGATGTACCTGGAGCCCAGGTAACCGGCCAGTTTGCGCGCCTTGGTCGGCGACTCGACAATCACAAGTCGCCGCGGGCTGCCATTTCCGCCGCTATCGCGGTCTAAATTCGGGTCAGCCAACTGCGCTTACGCTCCATCTCTTATCCCGGCCCCACACGAGACCGCCCCGAAGGAAGAATGACAGGCGGTCATCCGAAATTCCGGCGAAATTCAGACACGCCGGCGTTCCTTCCCCTTCGGGCACCTGACAATTTCGCACCCCCGGGTAGGCCTGCGCAAACCGACTCACTGAAGACGCAGGTAATAGACCCGCGCGGATGCCGGCCTACAGCCGCGGCCACAGCGGCAACGCGTCGGCGTCGCCGGGAGGTTCCCCTACGTTCTCTACCAGGCGCGATAGCCGGCGGCGGCCGGTGATCCGCAGGGCCGGCCGGCCGCCGCGAGTACCGATCAGCGTGGGCGCAATCCCTACCCGCATCAGCGCGGACGCCAGCGGCGAGTGGGTGTCGGGTGCGTGTGGATCCAGCCCCAGCAGATAGTGATCGCCCTCGGGGCTGCCGGCCGCCAGCGTCCACGCGCGCAGCTCGCGCGGCCCGGGCAGCCAGCGCGGCGGCACCGTCTTGACCGCTCCGCGGGTCCACTCCGTGGCGATCGTGCTCAACGAGCGGTCGACCGCCGTACGTACCAGGGGCGTGCCCTCCTCGGTGCGGCTGATCTCGGGCACCACGCCGGCCTCCCGGATCATCTCGGCCAGCCCCGCAGCCCGCCAAAGCTGGTCCACCACGACGGAAAGCCGGGCGCCCGCATCCGGCGAGCCAACCGTCACGACCTGACCCGATGCCGCCAGCACCCCGCACAGATCGGCGACCGCGGGCGGCACCGACTCCGCTGTGAAGAAGGAAAGCTGGCTCACCTCACCGACAGTAAGCCAGGTCGTCATTCCCCGCCTTCAGGCGTCCGGCGCGGCGCCGCAACCCGGCCGGCGGTCGACGAAGATTGCGGGCGCGTCAATTCCACCGCATATGAAAACCCCCCGCCTGGACCCGCGAGGCGGGGCGAGACGGGGGGATTCGTGGGGAATCTGCTCGATTTAGACCGAGCGGACTCCGGTGGCCTGGGGGCCCTTAGGGCTGTGGCCGATCTCGAACTCGACCTTCTGATTTTCTTCAAGGGTGCGGAAGCCCGAACCCTGGATCTCCGTGTAGTGGACAAAAACATCTGCGGAACCATCTTCGGGGGCGATGAAGCCGAACCCCTTCTCCGCGTTGAACCACTTCACAGTTCCCTGTGGCATTTCTCGATCTTTCCTTTTCTTCAGGTTGCGGGGCGCCGCCTTTCGATGCCCCGGGCCGACTACGACCGCCATACCTCGCAGAGTCGCCGGAACTTCACCCGACCGATAACCTCGCAGGAACCGCGGCCGCAACGTTGTTCCTGCGAAGTTTTGACACGAACACAGAAGCTGCGACCGCCATCAGTCAACCATGTTCATCGCGTCGGCGACAGACTTCGATGCTCGGCGGATTCTTGGAGGGTGTGACGTGGGCAGTTTCGGCAGCGACCTGCTGGCCGTCGCGCTCGCCGGTACCGCCTCGGACGAGCGCCCGCTGCGCCACGTCGCCGAGCTGCCCGCCCGCACCGGCAGGCCGCACCGGTGGCCGCACTGGGTCGATCCCGAGGTCGTTCGCGCCTTTGCCGAACGCGGCATCAGTGACCCGTGGTCACATCAGGCGCGGGCCGCGGAACTCGCCCACGCCGGGCGTCACGTGGTGGTGAGCACCGGCACCGCGTCGGGTAAATCCCTTGCCTACCAACTCCCCGTCCTCAACGCGCTCGCGACCGATCCCCGCGCGCGGGTGCTCTACCTGTCGCCGACGAAAGCGCTCGGCCACGACCAGTTGCGGGCCGCACACGCGTTGACGGCGGCCATCCCGCGGCTTGCCGCCCCGGGTTTCGCCGTGACACCCACCGCCTACGACGGCGACTCTCCCACCGAGATTCGCCGCTTCGCCCGGGAGCGCTCCCGGTGGTTGTTCTCCAATCCCGACATGATCCACTTGTCGATATTGCGCAATCACGCCCGGTGGGCCGCGTTGCTGCGCGGGCTGCGGTTCCTCGTCGTCGACGAATGTCATTACTACCGAGGCGTTTTCGGCTCCAACGTGGCGATGGTGCTGCGCCGCCTGCTGCGGCTGTGCGCACGCTATTCGGCCACTCCGACGGTGATCTTCGCCAGCGCTACGACGGACTCGCCGGGCACGACGGCGTCCGAACTCATCGGGCTCCCGGTCGAAGAGGTCGTCGACGACGGTTCACCGCAGGGTGCGCGCACCGTGGCGCTGTGGGAGCCCGCGCTGCGGGCCGACCTCACCGGCGAGAACGGTGCCCCGGTGCGCCGCTCCGCCGGAGCGGAGGCTGCCCGGGTGATGGCGGACCTGATCGCCGAGGGCGCCCAGACGCTGACGTTCGTCCGTTCCCGGCGCGCCGCCGAGTTGACGGCGCTGGGAGCCCAAGCGCGCCTGGACGACATCGCCCCGGAGCTGTCGTCGAAGGTGGCGTCGTACCGAGCCGGTTATCTCGCCGAGGACCGCAGCGCGCTGGAACGCGACCTGGCCGAGGGCCGGCTGCGCGGTCTGGCCACCACCAACGCACTGGAGCTCGGTGTCGACATCGCCGGGCTGGATGCGGTGGTGCTGGCCGGTTTTCCCGGCACCGTCGCGTCGTTCTGGCAGCAGGCCGGCCGGTCGGGCCGGCGGGGTCAGGGCGCGCTGGTCGTGCTGATCGCCCGCGACGACCCCCTGGACACCTACCTGGTGCACAACCCGGCGGCGTTGCTGGACAAGCCGGTCGAGCGCGTCGTCATCGACCCCGGCAATCCGTATCTCCTTGGCCCTCAATTGCTTTGTGCTGCGACCGAATTACCGCTCGATATCACCGAGGTCCGGGCGCTGAACGCGACAGAGGTGGCCGACGGCCTGGTCGACGACGGGCTGCTGCGCCGGCGTGGCGACAGGTACTTCCCCGCCCCCGGACTGGAACCGCATGGCGCGGTGGACATCCGGGGCTCGCTGGGCAGTCAGATCGTCATCGTGGAGGACGACACCGGGCGGCTGCTGGGCAGCACCGGACTGGGACAGGCCCCCGCATCGGTGCACCCGGGGGCGGTGTATCTGCACCAGGGCGACACCTACGTCGTCGACTCGCTGGATCTCGAGGAGCAGATCGCGTTCGTGCACGCCGAGGATCCCGGGTATGCGACGTTCGCCCGCGAGATCACCGACATCGCACTGACCGGGACGGGCGAGCGTGTGACATACGGGCCGGTGACCCTGGGCCTGGTGCCGGTGACGGTCACCCACCAGGTGGTGGGATACCTGCGCCGGCTGCTCTCCGGCGAGGTGATCGACTTCATCGAGCTGCAGATGCCTGCACACAGCCTGTCCACGATGGCGGTCATGTACACGATCACACCGGAGGCGTTGCAGGACAACGGGATTGACCTAGAACAGATTCCGGGTTCGTTGCACGCCGCCGAGCACGCGGCCATCGGACTGCTGCCGCTGGTGGCCAGCTGCGACCGCGGCGACATCGGCGGCATGTCCACCGCGATCGGCCCCGATCCGCACGGCCTGCCGAGTGTCTTTGTCTACGACGGCTATCCGGGCGGCGCCGGGTTCGCCGAGCGCGGATTCAACAAGGCTCGCACCTGGCTGAGCGCGACGGCCGCGGCCATCGAGGCCTGCGAGTGTCCCCGGGGCTGCCCGTCGTGTGTGCAGTCGCCGAAGTGTGGCAACGGCAACGACCCTCTGGACAAGGCGGGTGCCGTGCGGGTGCTTCGACTGGTCCTCGAGGAACTGCCGTAGCCGGCGCCGGGGCAATCCGGCGGACGGCGACCGACCCCTCGACGGTCGACCTCCACGGATCTGCCTCGCTGAAGAAATCCCAGCAAAGGAGTCGCATCACGCAGGCGAACGGCCGGACAACACGGGCCCGTTCGCAAACCCCGACTAGGCAGGCGCAGCAAAGCTACCAAGGCCGCGACGGCCTTGGCAAACGCATCGGCGGCGCGGCCCGCGATCAACCATGCCGCGCGCCGCCCTAAAATCGATCGCATGGCCCACGACTGGTTGCTCGTGGAGACACTGGGGAGTGAGCCCGCGGTGGTCGCGCAGGGGCGACAACTCAAGAACTTGGTGCCCATCACCACATTCCTGCGCCGCAGCCCCCATCTCGCCGCGGTCCGGACAGCGATCGCCGAGTCGGTGCAGACCGGCCAGAGCCTGACCAGCATCACGCCCAAGCACGACCGCGTCATCCGCACCGAGCCGGTGATGATGTCCGACGGGCGCCTGCACGGCGTGCACGTGTGGACCGGCCCACCTCACGAGGAGCCGCCCGAGCGGCCGACGCCGGGCCCGCTGAAGTGGGATCTGACGCTGGGCGTGGCCACCGACACCCGGGAGTCCCTGCTCAACAGCGGCAAGAACCCCGAAGTCGAGGTCACCTTCGGCAGGGCCTTCGCCGAAGACCTGCCCAACCGCGAGCTGAATCCGAACGAGACCAAGGTGCTGGCCATGGCCGTGCGCGCCGAGCCGGGTCTGACCCTTTGCAGCACTTGGGATCTCACCGATTGGCAAGGAAATCCCATTCGCATCGGTTTTGTGGGCCGCAGCGCGCTGGAGCCCGGGCCGCAGGGGCGCGATCACCTGGTCGCGCGGGCGATGAACTGGCGGGCGGAGGCCAAGGGCCCGGTGGTCTCCACCGACGACCTGGCACAGCGAATTCTGCACGGGCTCCGCGAGGCCGGCGTGCATCGGGCGCTCGTGGACCTGAAGAACTGGACGCTGCTGAAATGGCTTGACGAGCCCTGCACCTTCTACGACTGGCGCGGCGCGCACGCCGACCGGCCCAAGGTTCATCCCGAGGACGAGCGCCTGCTGTCGTCGATGACCGACGAGTTCGATAGGGGGCCGACCAGCCGCATCCTGCGGATGCGCGGCCACGACGTCGACTGGGTCCCGGTGCACGTCACGGTCAATCGGGTGGAACTCGAACCGGACACGTACGCCGGGCTGGTGTCGCTGCGCCTGCCCAGCGACGAGGAACTCGCCGCCGCGGGCTTGCCGGACAACGCGGACTAGGCCGTATCGACCGGGCCCGCCCGCGCGGCGGCGCGTGCCGTGCCGACGATCATCACGTTCACCTCGGCGGTGACAATGATATCCAAGACATCGAGATCGTCCACCCGGCATTGCATACCGTCGACATGCATCTCCCGCGTCACCGCGCTCGCACGAGCGCAGGCCGCTGCGGCACCGGCGGGCAGGCGCGCCGCGGCGGCCAGCGCGGCAAGGTCGGCGGCCGCCTGGGCCCGATGCCGGGCCACCACCGCCGACCCGACGTAAGCGCCGGCGCCGGTGACCCACAGCAACACGGCGACCATCGCGGCCGCGACGACAGTCGCCGAGCCGCGGTCACCCCGGTGGCTCCGCCGCCGAGACCGCGCGAGCGCTAATGTCCAAGGTGGGCAGCAGGTTTGAGCGCGCCACGACGGTCGCGACCAGGAAATCCCCGTCGCGGTGCACCTGCACCCGCGCCCCGCTCGGCGCCACCCGGCGCGCGGCGTCGACCGCCGCGCGTTCGTCCCCGCGCGCGGCCAACCGGGCGGCCTCCCGGGCGGCGTCCACGCAGCGGACTTGCATCGACACCGCCGTAACCCCGGCCAGGCACAACACCAGCACCACGACGAGCGCGGCGATCCCCAGCGCCGCCTCCACCGTGCTCCCCCCGGCACAGTCGGCTAGACCTTGGTGTTGAGCGCGCGACCGATGATGTTGGTCAACGCCGACACGATGGAGTCGCCGGTGACGACGGTGTAGAGAATCGCGCCGAACGCGGCCGCCGCAATGGTGCCGATGGCGTATTCGACCGTGGACATGCCCGACTCGTCGGTCGCCAGGATCGCCATCCGCATCGCGAATTCGCGAAACATGTTGATCACCACTAGGTCCTCTCTCTTGTAATGACTTCACAACAGACCCGACTGCAGGACTTGGCCGGCCA from Mycobacterium shigaense includes these protein-coding regions:
- a CDS encoding DEAD/DEAH box helicase, producing MGSFGSDLLAVALAGTASDERPLRHVAELPARTGRPHRWPHWVDPEVVRAFAERGISDPWSHQARAAELAHAGRHVVVSTGTASGKSLAYQLPVLNALATDPRARVLYLSPTKALGHDQLRAAHALTAAIPRLAAPGFAVTPTAYDGDSPTEIRRFARERSRWLFSNPDMIHLSILRNHARWAALLRGLRFLVVDECHYYRGVFGSNVAMVLRRLLRLCARYSATPTVIFASATTDSPGTTASELIGLPVEEVVDDGSPQGARTVALWEPALRADLTGENGAPVRRSAGAEAARVMADLIAEGAQTLTFVRSRRAAELTALGAQARLDDIAPELSSKVASYRAGYLAEDRSALERDLAEGRLRGLATTNALELGVDIAGLDAVVLAGFPGTVASFWQQAGRSGRRGQGALVVLIARDDPLDTYLVHNPAALLDKPVERVVIDPGNPYLLGPQLLCAATELPLDITEVRALNATEVADGLVDDGLLRRRGDRYFPAPGLEPHGAVDIRGSLGSQIVIVEDDTGRLLGSTGLGQAPASVHPGAVYLHQGDTYVVDSLDLEEQIAFVHAEDPGYATFAREITDIALTGTGERVTYGPVTLGLVPVTVTHQVVGYLRRLLSGEVIDFIELQMPAHSLSTMAVMYTITPEALQDNGIDLEQIPGSLHAAEHAAIGLLPLVASCDRGDIGGMSTAIGPDPHGLPSVFVYDGYPGGAGFAERGFNKARTWLSATAAAIEACECPRGCPSCVQSPKCGNGNDPLDKAGAVRVLRLVLEELP
- a CDS encoding PAS domain-containing protein, whose translation is MAHDWLLVETLGSEPAVVAQGRQLKNLVPITTFLRRSPHLAAVRTAIAESVQTGQSLTSITPKHDRVIRTEPVMMSDGRLHGVHVWTGPPHEEPPERPTPGPLKWDLTLGVATDTRESLLNSGKNPEVEVTFGRAFAEDLPNRELNPNETKVLAMAVRAEPGLTLCSTWDLTDWQGNPIRIGFVGRSALEPGPQGRDHLVARAMNWRAEAKGPVVSTDDLAQRILHGLREAGVHRALVDLKNWTLLKWLDEPCTFYDWRGAHADRPKVHPEDERLLSSMTDEFDRGPTSRILRMRGHDVDWVPVHVTVNRVELEPDTYAGLVSLRLPSDEELAAAGLPDNAD
- a CDS encoding Rv3654c family TadE-like protein, producing MVAVLLWVTGAGAYVGSAVVARHRAQAAADLAALAAAARLPAGAAAACARASAVTREMHVDGMQCRVDDLDVLDIIVTAEVNVMIVGTARAAARAGPVDTA
- a CDS encoding DUF4244 domain-containing protein; protein product: MFREFAMRMAILATDESGMSTVEYAIGTIAAAAFGAILYTVVTGDSIVSALTNIIGRALNTKV